The following are encoded in a window of Kiritimatiellia bacterium genomic DNA:
- a CDS encoding serine O-acetyltransferase, with the protein MPLPIGSITFEIMRARRNSRSKGDSLDDIVDRLAASYSDCDEDRPDSIIACYPNSQNIIEALKTLIDMLFPGKLSHKPVHHRNLPAFLRARAVRALRLLRPEIERAIPFRWKGEAAKHEGAPKPVPVKAEARRVLARFAERLPEIRTYLIEDVRAAYEGDPAALTYAEVQLAYPGVLAIASHRIAHELYKLDVPIVPRVMSEWTHSVTGVDIHPGAQIGHGFFIDHATGVVIGETCVIGNNVKIYQGVTLGARSFPLDERGFPIKHIKRHPTVEDGVVIYANATILGGNTVIGRGSTIGGNVFLTESVPSNTVVSANHPELRIKSSATPSADDWVI; encoded by the coding sequence TTGCCGCTGCCCATCGGGTCGATTACCTTTGAGATCATGCGAGCACGACGGAACAGCCGATCGAAAGGCGATTCTCTGGACGACATTGTGGACCGCCTCGCAGCGTCGTATTCCGATTGCGACGAGGACCGGCCCGACAGCATTATCGCCTGCTATCCCAACAGCCAGAACATCATCGAGGCGCTGAAGACGCTGATCGATATGCTCTTTCCCGGGAAGCTCTCCCACAAGCCCGTTCACCATCGCAATCTGCCCGCCTTTTTGAGGGCCCGCGCGGTACGGGCGTTGCGGCTCCTGCGGCCGGAAATCGAACGGGCCATCCCTTTCCGCTGGAAGGGTGAGGCGGCCAAACATGAGGGAGCGCCAAAGCCCGTTCCGGTAAAGGCGGAGGCCCGCCGCGTGCTGGCGCGCTTTGCCGAGCGGCTCCCCGAAATCCGGACCTATTTGATCGAGGACGTGCGCGCGGCGTACGAGGGCGATCCTGCCGCCCTGACCTACGCGGAGGTCCAGCTCGCCTATCCCGGCGTTCTCGCCATCGCCTCGCATCGGATCGCCCACGAACTCTACAAGCTGGACGTGCCGATTGTTCCAAGGGTCATGAGCGAGTGGACGCACTCGGTGACGGGGGTTGATATACACCCGGGCGCGCAGATCGGACACGGCTTTTTCATCGACCACGCAACGGGCGTGGTGATCGGCGAGACCTGCGTGATCGGCAATAACGTAAAAATTTATCAGGGGGTCACCCTCGGCGCCCGTTCGTTCCCGCTCGATGAACGCGGGTTTCCGATTAAGCACATCAAAAGACATCCCACGGTGGAAGACGGCGTGGTGATCTACGCCAACGCCACGATCCTCGGCGGCAACACGGTCATCGGACGCGGATCCACCATCGGAGGCAATGTTTTCCTGACGGAAAGCGTCCCCTCCAACACGGTCGTTTCAGCGAACCATCCAGAGCTGCGAATCAAAAGTTCCGCCACCCCTTCAGCGGACGACTGGGTCATTTAG
- a CDS encoding M23 family metallopeptidase gives MREFSLWTLRVLIASALILSAGCKRRGEPSAPNEKLPPPEPAGLIAELPSDISTLRFPTAQTNLLGTNLAAVFMPTASGNPESGLYGSVRSGLLGNKVMPRFHEGIDIAPLMRDRNGRPLDEVFAAANGRVAMIHRTAGNSDYGIYVVLEHHDPIGTFYTLYAHLASVDSGLREGEIVAAGTRLGIMGNTALSPIPISRAHLHFEIGLIANSRFLSWPGLPKKNMPGGLYNGLNLYGLDPIPIFRDALETGGEMSLRDHIRRVPVAFEIIAYAPTLPDYFRRYPALWAGPPDHEGPVVIAAQEGGVVLSGRPATPEESALLRKAGARVLRVNEKVLGRNGRRIVIRRGDGWVLGPNGESWLSLLLH, from the coding sequence ATGCGTGAGTTCTCCCTGTGGACCCTCCGGGTCCTGATTGCCTCTGCGCTCATCCTTTCTGCCGGTTGCAAGAGGCGCGGCGAACCCTCTGCCCCTAACGAAAAGCTTCCTCCGCCGGAGCCCGCCGGGCTGATTGCGGAACTGCCATCCGACATTTCGACGCTGAGGTTTCCCACCGCTCAGACTAACCTCCTAGGGACGAACCTCGCGGCGGTCTTCATGCCCACAGCGTCGGGAAATCCCGAGTCCGGCTTGTACGGTTCCGTCCGCTCGGGCCTGCTTGGGAACAAGGTGATGCCACGCTTTCATGAGGGCATCGACATCGCGCCGCTGATGCGGGACCGAAACGGCCGGCCGCTCGACGAGGTATTCGCCGCGGCGAATGGTCGTGTCGCGATGATCCACCGCACGGCGGGGAATTCCGATTATGGGATCTACGTCGTGCTGGAGCATCACGACCCCATCGGGACTTTCTACACACTCTATGCCCATTTAGCTTCGGTGGATAGCGGCCTCCGAGAAGGCGAGATCGTCGCGGCAGGGACGAGGCTTGGCATCATGGGAAACACCGCCCTCTCCCCCATTCCGATTTCTCGCGCACACCTGCATTTCGAGATCGGGCTCATCGCCAACTCGCGGTTTCTCTCCTGGCCGGGGCTTCCGAAGAAAAATATGCCCGGCGGCCTCTATAACGGCCTGAACTTGTATGGCCTGGATCCAATTCCCATTTTCCGAGACGCACTCGAAACCGGGGGTGAAATGTCGCTGCGCGACCATATCCGCCGGGTCCCCGTCGCGTTTGAGATCATCGCTTATGCTCCGACGCTCCCTGATTATTTCCGGCGCTATCCCGCACTCTGGGCCGGACCTCCAGACCATGAGGGACCGGTGGTGATTGCCGCGCAGGAGGGAGGCGTCGTTCTATCGGGCCGTCCCGCTACGCCCGAGGAGTCCGCTCTTCTCCGAAAGGCCGGCGCAAGGGTCCTGCGGGTTAACGAAAAAGTTCTGGGGCGGAATGGGCGGCGTATTGTGATCCGCCGCGGGGACGGCTGGGTGTTGGGACCCAACGGGGAATCGTGGCTCAGCCTGCTGTTGCACTGA
- the hisF gene encoding imidazole glycerol phosphate synthase subunit HisF, which translates to MLAKRIIPCLDIAGGRVVKGVRFVNLRDAGDPVEAARAYEAQGADELAFLDITASHEARDTIVHVVRAVAAQVFMPLTVGGGIRTVADIRRMLLAGADKVSVNTAAVANPDLISEGAAQFGSQCIVLAIDARRRADGRGWEVFTHGGRRPTGLDAVAWAVEGVRRGAGEILLTSMDADGTKAGYDLELTRAIADAVPVPVIASGGAGTLQHLAEALTEGRADAVLAASIFHFGLYTIREAKDYLRRLGITVRL; encoded by the coding sequence ATGCTTGCCAAACGGATCATTCCGTGCCTCGACATCGCGGGCGGCCGCGTGGTGAAAGGCGTTCGATTCGTGAATCTCCGCGACGCGGGAGATCCCGTCGAGGCCGCTCGCGCGTATGAGGCTCAGGGTGCGGATGAACTGGCCTTTCTCGACATCACGGCCTCGCACGAAGCGCGCGACACCATCGTGCACGTCGTCCGCGCGGTTGCCGCTCAGGTATTTATGCCGCTCACTGTGGGCGGCGGCATTCGAACTGTTGCCGACATTCGGCGGATGCTTCTCGCGGGAGCTGACAAGGTGTCCGTCAACACGGCAGCCGTTGCCAACCCCGATTTGATCAGCGAAGGCGCCGCCCAGTTTGGAAGCCAGTGTATCGTGCTGGCGATCGATGCCCGGCGGCGGGCTGATGGCCGGGGCTGGGAGGTTTTCACGCACGGCGGGAGGCGACCGACCGGGCTCGACGCAGTTGCCTGGGCTGTGGAGGGCGTGCGCCGCGGCGCAGGTGAAATCCTGCTGACCAGCATGGATGCCGACGGCACGAAGGCGGGCTATGACCTCGAGCTGACGCGCGCCATCGCCGATGCCGTGCCCGTCCCGGTGATTGCGTCGGGTGGAGCCGGAACCTTGCAGCACCTGGCCGAAGCGTTGACGGAGGGCCGAGCCGATGCCGTGCTCGCGGCCTCGATTTTTCATTTCGGCCTGTATACCATCAGAGAGGCAAAAGACTATCTCCGCCGTCTCGGCATAACCGTTCGCCTTTGA
- a CDS encoding phosphoribosyl-AMP cyclohydrolase — protein sequence MSRDLEETEELKLDFGKLEKAVAQSKGILPVAVQHADTREVILVAYTNELAFRKAVETRTLVLWSTSRNELWEKGKTSGETFDLVEVRVNCEQNSLLYVVRPRRGNICHTKNRFGQPRNCYYRRLNFETGRLENLDP from the coding sequence ATGAGCCGCGACCTCGAAGAAACAGAAGAATTGAAACTGGATTTTGGCAAACTGGAAAAAGCGGTCGCTCAGTCCAAGGGGATTCTTCCCGTCGCCGTCCAGCACGCAGATACGCGAGAAGTCATCCTTGTCGCCTACACGAATGAGCTGGCGTTTCGAAAGGCGGTTGAAACGCGGACCCTCGTGCTATGGAGCACCTCACGAAACGAGCTGTGGGAAAAAGGGAAAACCTCCGGAGAGACCTTCGACTTGGTTGAAGTTCGCGTTAATTGCGAGCAAAATTCGTTGCTTTACGTGGTTCGCCCTCGGCGAGGAAACATCTGCCACACGAAAAACCGATTCGGCCAGCCTCGGAACTGCTACTATCGGCGGCTCAATTTCGAGACAGGCCGGCTTGAAAATCTGGACCCCTGA
- the trpE gene encoding anthranilate synthase component I: MRCFPDRTDFLQKATRGNLVPVWREVLADQETPVSAYEKLRRLVRSRGGSGQTFLLESVEGGEHIARYSFLGGAPHAIFEARGDRCVTRFADGRVESVFAPDPLTALRELMSRYRPVPDPALPRFFGGAVGYIGYDAISRFEPRVKLAPRVALDWPDVMMALTDLLVVFDHCRHTIQLVANAHIEGDAGAAYEAAVRRLDDLAAALAEPLPHQLLDVRERPPPLPASSNMTADEFRAAVLKAKDYIRAGDIIQVVLSQRFEVDYSGDPLDVYRAIRCINPSPYLYCLEFGDRAVVGSSPEIHVRNEGGRVEVRPIAGTRPRGADAAEDERLARELLADPKERAEHIMLVDLGRNDLGRVCRFGTVRVPELMVIEKYSHVMHIVSDVVGDLDPSRDSFDLMRATFPAGTVSGAPKIRAMEIIGELEPDRRGPYAGAIGYFGYSGNLDSCITIRTALLDGRRAHVQAGAGIVADSDPDREYEETCNKARGMLAALALSRRFESARARRNSG; the protein is encoded by the coding sequence ATGAGGTGCTTTCCGGACAGAACGGACTTCCTGCAGAAGGCAACGCGAGGAAATCTCGTCCCCGTCTGGAGGGAGGTTCTGGCGGACCAGGAAACGCCCGTCTCCGCGTATGAAAAACTGCGTCGGCTCGTTCGATCGCGCGGAGGGTCGGGCCAGACTTTCTTGCTGGAGAGCGTGGAGGGCGGAGAGCATATCGCGCGATATTCCTTTCTGGGAGGAGCGCCGCACGCGATCTTCGAGGCCCGCGGCGACCGATGCGTGACGCGGTTTGCGGACGGCCGCGTCGAGTCGGTCTTCGCGCCTGACCCGTTGACGGCCTTGCGCGAGTTGATGAGCCGGTATCGTCCGGTTCCGGATCCGGCGCTTCCTCGTTTTTTCGGGGGAGCGGTGGGATATATCGGATATGATGCCATATCGCGGTTTGAACCGCGCGTGAAGCTGGCGCCGCGCGTTGCGTTGGACTGGCCGGATGTGATGATGGCCTTGACGGACCTTCTGGTCGTCTTCGACCACTGCCGGCACACGATCCAATTGGTGGCCAACGCCCACATCGAGGGCGATGCGGGCGCGGCGTATGAGGCTGCCGTGCGGCGCCTCGACGATCTCGCGGCAGCGTTGGCGGAGCCGTTGCCGCATCAGTTGCTCGACGTGCGGGAGCGGCCGCCGCCGCTACCTGCGTCGTCCAACATGACCGCCGATGAGTTCCGAGCGGCCGTCCTAAAAGCCAAGGACTATATTCGGGCCGGAGATATCATTCAGGTGGTGCTATCCCAGCGCTTCGAGGTGGACTACAGCGGGGATCCTCTCGACGTCTATCGGGCGATCCGCTGCATCAACCCATCGCCGTACCTGTACTGCCTCGAATTCGGAGATCGAGCGGTCGTCGGCTCCTCGCCGGAGATTCATGTGCGCAACGAGGGCGGGCGCGTGGAGGTTCGGCCGATCGCCGGCACGCGGCCGCGCGGCGCCGATGCGGCCGAGGACGAACGGCTGGCTCGTGAGTTGCTGGCCGACCCCAAGGAGAGGGCGGAACATATCATGCTCGTGGACCTGGGGAGGAATGACCTCGGGCGCGTCTGCCGATTTGGAACGGTTCGCGTGCCGGAACTGATGGTGATCGAAAAGTACAGCCATGTGATGCACATCGTTTCGGATGTCGTAGGGGATCTGGATCCGTCCCGCGACTCGTTTGACCTGATGCGCGCAACCTTTCCCGCGGGTACGGTGAGCGGAGCGCCCAAGATTCGCGCCATGGAAATTATCGGGGAACTCGAGCCGGACCGCCGCGGCCCCTATGCGGGGGCGATCGGCTATTTCGGTTACTCGGGAAACCTCGATTCGTGCATCACGATCCGGACAGCCCTTCTTGATGGGCGCCGTGCGCATGTCCAGGCGGGGGCCGGCATCGTCGCCGATTCGGACCCGGACCGCGAATATGAGGAAACCTGCAACAAGGCGCGCGGCATGCTCGCTGCGCTCGCGCTGTCACGGCGGTTTGAGTCGGCCCGCGCGCGGAGGAATTCGGGATGA
- a CDS encoding aminodeoxychorismate/anthranilate synthase component II — translation MILVIDNYDSFTFNLVQYFGELGAEMRIVRNDQITIPEIEALKPERIVISPGPCSPTEAGVSCDVIAHFGPRLPILGVCLGHQCMGQVFGGRVVRADRLMHGKTSPILHRGESVLRGMPSPFDAIRYHSLLVERATLPPCLKITAETAEGEIMGLQHSEWPVHGVQFHPESILTQDGKRILKNFLEM, via the coding sequence ATGATCCTCGTCATCGACAACTACGATTCGTTCACCTTCAACCTCGTCCAGTATTTCGGCGAACTCGGGGCGGAGATGCGGATCGTGCGGAATGATCAAATCACGATCCCCGAAATTGAGGCCTTGAAGCCCGAGCGTATCGTCATCAGCCCCGGCCCCTGCTCACCGACAGAGGCCGGGGTTTCCTGCGATGTGATCGCTCACTTCGGGCCGCGGCTACCTATCCTCGGCGTCTGCCTCGGCCATCAGTGCATGGGGCAGGTGTTCGGAGGCCGGGTTGTGCGAGCTGATCGGCTGATGCACGGAAAAACCTCGCCGATTTTGCATCGCGGCGAGTCGGTATTGAGAGGCATGCCTTCCCCGTTCGATGCCATTCGGTACCATTCGCTGCTGGTGGAGCGGGCCACGCTGCCGCCATGCCTCAAAATTACGGCGGAAACGGCTGAGGGCGAAATCATGGGTTTGCAGCACTCCGAATGGCCGGTTCACGGCGTGCAATTTCATCCGGAGTCCATTCTTACGCAGGATGGAAAGCGCATTTTGAAGAATTTCCTCGAAATGTGA
- a CDS encoding tetratricopeptide repeat protein, whose product MDEYRDFYAKPPAKPNEPPATLPAPEILPGEARAITRRRIVYSIALMVLLLAAASLLFLPGEKDGEGEDTDVDPTDLDFRPPRPQLASIPAAPATDSGFQLDRPPTNAPPDLPPQRMAEIMGLLREANRLMVNKEWDAAEARIRSALAQWPEMNTALRMLGALYLQRGQFDQAILILERAMRADPFNVDAFVNLAIAHMQKGELDRAEDLLLSAIELRPEISVTHINLGLLYILRGEYDQAAEHLAIAVERMPDNPSARNNLGVALFRLGRVEEARRHFLHLIARNPERAEPYFSVASTHVVDGNYAEAFEMIRRGILRCSPVEARRYLMDHDFDTIRDLPEFQAIWRELSEPRPIEMGAAQ is encoded by the coding sequence ATGGATGAGTATCGCGATTTTTACGCCAAGCCACCGGCGAAGCCCAACGAACCGCCGGCGACCCTGCCCGCTCCTGAAATCCTTCCGGGCGAGGCGCGGGCGATCACGCGTCGCCGCATCGTGTATTCGATCGCCCTGATGGTTCTGCTGCTGGCTGCGGCCTCGCTTCTCTTCCTCCCCGGGGAAAAAGACGGAGAAGGGGAGGACACTGATGTCGACCCGACCGATTTGGACTTTCGGCCGCCTCGGCCGCAGCTCGCTTCGATTCCCGCTGCGCCGGCCACGGATTCCGGCTTTCAGCTTGATCGACCGCCGACGAATGCTCCGCCGGACCTGCCGCCCCAGCGCATGGCCGAAATTATGGGGCTTCTTCGGGAAGCAAACCGGTTGATGGTCAACAAAGAATGGGACGCTGCCGAGGCGAGAATCCGGTCCGCCCTTGCGCAATGGCCTGAGATGAATACGGCACTGCGAATGCTCGGTGCGCTTTATCTCCAGCGCGGCCAGTTCGATCAGGCGATCCTCATCCTCGAACGCGCGATGCGGGCCGATCCATTCAACGTGGATGCTTTTGTCAACCTGGCGATCGCCCATATGCAGAAGGGCGAGCTGGATCGCGCGGAGGACCTGCTGCTGAGCGCCATTGAGCTCCGTCCGGAAATATCTGTAACCCACATTAACCTCGGCCTCCTGTATATCCTCCGCGGCGAGTATGACCAGGCCGCCGAGCACCTCGCGATCGCAGTGGAACGCATGCCGGACAACCCCAGCGCGAGAAACAACCTCGGTGTCGCTCTGTTTCGCTTGGGCCGCGTCGAGGAGGCGCGTCGTCATTTCCTGCATCTCATCGCACGGAATCCTGAACGGGCGGAACCGTATTTCAGCGTGGCCAGCACCCATGTGGTGGACGGAAACTACGCGGAGGCCTTTGAAATGATCCGCCGCGGCATCCTGAGATGTTCGCCGGTCGAGGCAAGGCGGTATCTGATGGATCATGACTTTGACACCATCCGCGATTTGCCCGAATTTCAGGCCATCTGGCGCGAGCTGTCCGAGCCCCGGCCCATTGAGATGGGGGCCGCTCAGTGA
- the larB gene encoding nickel pincer cofactor biosynthesis protein LarB encodes MLQEEILEILRQVADGRASPDQAAQWLTAPAEQNREYARVDLDRVRRTDMPEVVFCPGKTPEQIVEIMSSLAAAGQRVLATRATPEVAAAVRERLPEVVYHTVARALTFEREPRPQGVGAVGVVSAGTADLPVAEEAALTAEWLGARVTRIFDVGVAGLHRLVNRLPLLRAQRALVVVAGMEGALPSVVGGLVACPIIAVPTSVGYGANFGGLAALLAMLNSCAPGVTVVNVDNGFGAGVAAARINRLGEPR; translated from the coding sequence ATGTTGCAAGAAGAAATTCTCGAGATCCTCCGGCAGGTTGCCGACGGTCGCGCCTCTCCGGATCAGGCGGCTCAGTGGCTGACCGCTCCGGCGGAACAAAACCGGGAATACGCCCGCGTTGACCTTGATCGGGTGCGGCGTACCGATATGCCCGAGGTGGTCTTTTGCCCCGGCAAGACGCCAGAACAGATTGTGGAGATCATGTCTAGCCTCGCGGCGGCAGGCCAACGCGTGTTGGCGACGCGAGCTACCCCGGAGGTGGCGGCGGCTGTGCGGGAGAGGCTGCCGGAGGTCGTTTACCACACCGTCGCGCGCGCGCTGACGTTTGAACGAGAGCCGAGGCCCCAGGGGGTCGGTGCCGTGGGTGTAGTCAGCGCGGGGACGGCGGACCTGCCGGTGGCGGAGGAGGCGGCGCTGACCGCCGAATGGCTGGGCGCCCGCGTCACGAGAATATTTGATGTCGGAGTGGCCGGCCTGCACCGGCTCGTGAATCGGCTCCCGCTGCTGCGCGCGCAGCGCGCCCTTGTCGTCGTGGCGGGCATGGAGGGCGCTCTGCCCTCCGTGGTAGGCGGGTTGGTTGCCTGCCCGATCATCGCCGTGCCGACAAGTGTTGGATATGGCGCAAACTTCGGTGGGTTAGCCGCCCTCCTGGCCATGCTGAACTCGTGCGCACCGGGAGTGACCGTGGTGAACGTGGATAACGGATTTGGCGCGGGCGTCGCAGCGGCGCGCATCAACCGACTTGGAGAGCCTCGGTGA
- the larC gene encoding nickel pincer cofactor biosynthesis protein LarC has translation MKVIVFDSVGGASGDMILAALMDLGVSGDELSRRLSTLGLGPVDVHVESGISAGIAGKRLHIHVGEEAKHHAHDEASPHDHEHPPHRGIAEIEALIVSADLPKAVKERACRVFRRLGEVEARIHGTTIDRIHFHEIGAVDSIVDIVGSCLALHMLSVESVVVGPLPLGTGTVQCAHGVLPNPAPATMELLRGFRVEYVDLPWELVTPTGAALLAEWRSESESPAGFQVIGVGYGLGHRDLVGRPNLLRATLLETDSSTDERATTGNAGSDLILELRTNVDDSTPELLGAFVQRALAEGALDAYIAPIFMKKQRPAVELTILCRPENREKMLDLLFRETTTFGVREAWMRRTVLDRRVEVVRTEFGDVRIKVGTWRGRDVVKSPEMDDCIRLAESGGVSVRQVYEQAKERAANLDG, from the coding sequence GTGAAAGTTATCGTATTCGACAGCGTCGGCGGCGCCAGCGGAGACATGATTCTGGCCGCTCTGATGGACCTCGGCGTGTCAGGGGACGAATTGTCGCGCCGTCTATCGACACTTGGACTGGGGCCGGTGGATGTGCATGTCGAGTCGGGAATTTCCGCAGGTATCGCTGGCAAGCGGCTCCACATCCACGTCGGTGAGGAGGCAAAGCACCACGCTCATGATGAGGCGTCCCCCCATGATCACGAACATCCGCCGCACCGAGGAATTGCCGAGATTGAGGCGTTGATTGTCTCCGCAGACCTGCCAAAAGCCGTAAAGGAGCGCGCCTGCCGCGTGTTTCGGCGGCTCGGCGAGGTCGAGGCGCGCATCCATGGCACCACGATCGACCGCATTCATTTTCATGAAATCGGCGCGGTGGATTCCATCGTCGACATCGTCGGAAGCTGCCTCGCTCTTCACATGCTTTCGGTTGAGAGTGTCGTGGTGGGCCCCCTTCCGCTGGGAACGGGCACGGTTCAATGCGCGCACGGCGTCTTGCCCAACCCTGCCCCCGCCACGATGGAGCTGCTGCGCGGATTTCGGGTCGAATACGTCGATCTGCCGTGGGAATTGGTGACGCCAACGGGCGCCGCGCTGTTAGCGGAGTGGCGTTCGGAAAGCGAGTCGCCGGCCGGGTTTCAAGTGATTGGGGTTGGCTACGGGTTAGGCCACCGCGACCTCGTCGGGCGGCCCAACCTGCTGCGCGCGACCCTTCTCGAGACAGACAGTTCGACCGATGAACGCGCGACAACCGGTAACGCGGGGTCGGACCTGATTCTGGAGCTTCGGACTAATGTCGACGATTCAACGCCCGAGCTCCTGGGGGCCTTTGTGCAGCGAGCGCTCGCGGAGGGGGCGCTCGACGCGTACATCGCGCCCATCTTCATGAAGAAACAGCGGCCTGCCGTCGAGTTGACAATCCTGTGCCGACCGGAAAACCGCGAAAAGATGTTGGACCTGCTTTTCCGAGAAACAACCACTTTCGGAGTCCGTGAAGCCTGGATGCGGCGCACGGTGTTGGATAGACGCGTGGAGGTCGTGCGGACCGAGTTCGGTGACGTCCGAATCAAGGTGGGCACGTGGCGGGGCCGCGATGTCGTCAAATCGCCGGAAATGGACGACTGCATTCGGCTGGCCGAAAGTGGCGGTGTGTCCGTACGCCAGGTTTATGAACAGGCCAAAGAGCGGGCCGCCAATCTTGACGGCTAG
- a CDS encoding NAD(+)/NADH kinase, which produces MKRIGVIANNAKPEAASALERLAGKAASLGLEVVALRESARLLPGCRQANQREFPKRIDALIALGGDGTMLRAARAIGDHDVPILGVNLGALGFLTSVNAAEIERALEHLAQESFDISTRSLLDCAVSRAAGRARRFTALNDLVLGWGRSSRIITIDADMGGDHIASYRCDGLIVSTPTGSTGHSLSAGGPIVHPDAKVLLLNVICPHTLSARPIVLPDTAQITLIVRSAARPLLLSVDGQEEMSIREGDRITIRRSERNVRFIRLPETSYFGVLRQKLHWRGSSV; this is translated from the coding sequence ATGAAACGGATCGGCGTCATCGCCAATAACGCAAAACCCGAAGCGGCTTCGGCGCTCGAACGCCTCGCCGGCAAGGCGGCCTCCCTGGGACTCGAGGTCGTCGCGCTGCGAGAATCGGCGCGCCTGCTGCCCGGTTGCCGACAGGCGAATCAGCGAGAGTTTCCCAAACGCATCGACGCCCTGATCGCGCTCGGGGGCGACGGAACCATGCTTCGCGCGGCCCGCGCGATTGGCGACCATGACGTGCCGATCCTCGGTGTGAATCTGGGTGCGCTCGGCTTTCTGACGAGTGTCAACGCCGCGGAAATCGAACGAGCGCTAGAACACCTGGCGCAGGAATCGTTCGATATCTCCACGCGGTCCCTGCTCGATTGCGCCGTCTCGCGTGCCGCAGGCCGCGCCCGACGCTTTACCGCCCTCAACGACCTCGTCCTCGGTTGGGGCCGCTCCTCCCGTATCATCACTATTGATGCCGACATGGGTGGCGACCACATCGCCTCCTACCGATGCGACGGCTTAATCGTGTCGACGCCCACGGGTTCCACCGGCCATTCGCTATCGGCCGGCGGACCGATCGTCCACCCGGACGCCAAGGTTTTGCTGTTGAATGTGATCTGCCCCCATACCTTGAGTGCTCGCCCGATTGTGCTGCCGGACACGGCGCAGATCACCCTGATTGTACGCTCCGCGGCGCGGCCGTTGTTATTGTCGGTGGACGGTCAGGAGGAGATGAGCATTCGAGAAGGCGACCGGATCACCATCCGACGTAGTGAACGGAATGTTCGCTTTATTCGGCTGCCCGAAACCAGCTACTTCGGGGTGCTTCGCCAAAAACTGCACTGGCGCGGTTCGAGCGTCTAG
- a CDS encoding TlyA family RNA methyltransferase, with translation MAMARIRLDQLVLARGLAESREKAQRLILGGKILSNGRPLTKPGQSIDDSADLRLLEPERYVSRGGEKLEAALNYWKIDLRGAICVDIGASTGGFTDCMLQHGAIRVYAVDVGRALLHPRLAADPRVVVMDEVNARYLTPDMIPESPAFVAIDASFISLTILLPPVRRLLGSGARMVTLIKPQFEVGRAEVGRGGVVRSPSARQRAIERVRAAGEQAGLRWEGVIESPLLGPAGNKEFLAYWTVP, from the coding sequence ATTGCGATGGCGCGCATCCGCCTCGACCAGCTCGTGTTGGCGCGCGGTTTGGCGGAAAGCCGTGAAAAGGCGCAACGCCTCATCCTCGGCGGCAAGATCCTCTCAAATGGCCGTCCCCTGACAAAGCCTGGACAGTCAATCGATGACAGTGCAGATCTGCGACTGCTTGAACCCGAGCGATATGTCAGCCGCGGGGGCGAAAAGCTGGAGGCTGCGCTGAACTATTGGAAGATCGACCTTCGGGGAGCGATTTGCGTTGACATCGGCGCCTCCACTGGAGGCTTCACCGATTGCATGCTGCAACACGGCGCCATTCGAGTCTATGCAGTGGACGTAGGCCGCGCCCTGCTCCACCCCCGCCTTGCGGCCGATCCTCGCGTCGTTGTGATGGATGAAGTCAATGCCCGATATTTGACGCCGGACATGATTCCCGAGTCGCCCGCCTTCGTTGCCATCGATGCGTCCTTCATCTCGCTGACAATTCTGTTGCCGCCTGTCCGCCGTCTGCTGGGGTCCGGCGCGCGAATGGTGACGTTGATCAAGCCGCAGTTTGAAGTCGGGCGCGCCGAGGTTGGCCGCGGCGGGGTTGTTCGAAGCCCGTCAGCGCGACAGCGGGCCATCGAGCGGGTCCGAGCGGCAGGCGAACAGGCCGGCCTCCGCTGGGAGGGCGTTATCGAGTCGCCTTTGCTCGGGCCGGCTGGTAATAAGGAGTTCCTTGCCTACTGGACCGTGCCATGA